In one window of Paenarthrobacter nicotinovorans DNA:
- a CDS encoding TetR/AcrR family transcriptional regulator → MEQPSERKPLRADAARNVDKIITAARQCFREFGPDVPLQTIAATAGVGPATLFRNFSDKEQLVLAALSRQLRQHVDPVAAAAADGMDAAEGLINVIDAVMRVASEDANLLDAVAGRRGLLMGITGGLIGSMATLLERGQGQGSLRKDITIEDMVRLVAMLIGAVDTMEPGSEAWKRPVALIEDAIRTERPSRPLPEQSGIPGVTLTEGA, encoded by the coding sequence ATGGAACAGCCCTCTGAACGCAAGCCCCTCAGGGCAGACGCCGCACGCAACGTAGACAAGATCATTACCGCCGCCCGGCAGTGCTTCCGTGAATTCGGTCCTGACGTGCCCCTGCAAACCATTGCCGCCACCGCTGGAGTTGGCCCCGCAACGTTGTTCCGCAACTTCTCCGACAAAGAGCAATTGGTCCTCGCCGCACTGTCGCGTCAATTGCGCCAGCACGTGGACCCCGTGGCCGCTGCGGCAGCGGACGGCATGGACGCCGCCGAAGGCCTCATCAACGTCATCGACGCCGTGATGCGGGTTGCCAGCGAAGATGCCAATCTGCTTGACGCCGTCGCCGGCCGCCGTGGGCTACTCATGGGCATCACGGGCGGGCTCATCGGGTCCATGGCCACACTTTTGGAACGCGGCCAGGGCCAGGGATCGCTGCGCAAGGACATCACTATCGAAGACATGGTCAGGCTGGTGGCCATGCTGATAGGGGCAGTGGACACCATGGAACCGGGATCCGAAGCCTGGAAGCGTCCTGTGGCCCTGATCGAGGACGCTATCCGGACAGAACGCCCCTCGCGTCCCCTGCCGGAACAGTCGGGCATCCCCGGAGTGACGCTCACCGAAGGCGCCTGA
- a CDS encoding thiamine-binding protein, translating to MLLAFSVAPSGQPASAANGGPTPDASVHDAVAAAVKIVRESGLPNQTDSMFTTIEGEWDEVFDVVKRATEAVGRYGSRVSLVIKADIRPGYSGELTGKVERLEDAISASE from the coding sequence ATGTTGCTTGCATTCTCAGTTGCCCCTTCGGGCCAGCCCGCTTCCGCCGCCAACGGTGGACCCACCCCTGACGCCTCCGTGCACGACGCCGTTGCTGCCGCCGTGAAGATCGTCCGCGAGTCCGGATTGCCCAACCAGACGGACTCCATGTTCACCACCATCGAAGGCGAATGGGACGAAGTTTTCGACGTCGTCAAACGGGCCACCGAGGCGGTCGGGCGCTATGGCAGCCGCGTCTCGCTGGTCATCAAGGCGGACATCCGCCCTGGTTACAGCGGCGAGCTGACCGGCAAGGTGGAGCGCCTGGAAGACGCCATCTCCGCTTCGGAGTAG
- a CDS encoding AzlC family ABC transporter permease yields MSGGSAPAKLKESPAFKIALSLSIATGLYGVSFGALSVASGFDFWQTMVLSLLLFSGGSQFAFIGVVAGGGSGVAAMTASALLGLRNGIYGMQINAMLRPGGWKRYVSAHITIDESTATASGQSDPGEQARGFWTAGIGIFILWNIFTAVGALAGDAMGDPKQWGLDGAAVAAFLALLWPRLKGRQPWAIAAACALATVLAVPFVPSGVPILVAAVVAGVIGWFSHSRMDEGLEPDLDPYAETRRRDKNQHSKDHHGNGGAE; encoded by the coding sequence ATGAGTGGCGGTTCCGCTCCCGCGAAGCTGAAGGAGTCACCGGCCTTCAAGATCGCGCTGTCCCTGAGCATTGCGACGGGCTTGTATGGCGTATCTTTCGGGGCCCTCTCCGTGGCATCAGGTTTTGATTTCTGGCAAACCATGGTCTTGAGCCTTCTGCTGTTCAGCGGTGGATCCCAGTTTGCGTTCATCGGCGTGGTGGCGGGTGGAGGCTCAGGTGTTGCCGCGATGACTGCCAGCGCCCTGCTGGGGTTGCGCAACGGAATCTACGGAATGCAGATCAACGCCATGCTGCGTCCAGGGGGCTGGAAGCGTTACGTCTCCGCCCACATCACCATTGACGAATCGACTGCCACAGCTTCCGGCCAGTCCGATCCCGGCGAACAAGCCCGCGGGTTCTGGACCGCGGGTATTGGCATATTCATCTTGTGGAATATCTTTACGGCGGTTGGAGCCTTGGCAGGCGATGCCATGGGCGACCCGAAGCAGTGGGGTTTGGATGGTGCTGCCGTTGCGGCTTTCCTGGCGCTTCTGTGGCCCCGGCTCAAAGGGCGCCAACCCTGGGCGATTGCCGCAGCATGCGCCTTGGCTACAGTGCTGGCTGTGCCCTTCGTGCCGTCCGGCGTCCCTATTCTCGTTGCGGCCGTGGTGGCAGGCGTGATCGGCTGGTTCAGCCACTCGCGCATGGATGAAGGGCTTGAGCCGGATCTGGATCCCTACGCGGAGACTCGCCGGCGAGATAAGAATCAGCACAGCAAGGATCATCACGGAAATGGGGGTGCGGAGTGA
- a CDS encoding glycerophosphodiester phosphodiesterase codes for MTSDDFAPFRPKVYAHRGASAAFAEHTRAAYLKAIADGADGVECDVHLTRDQHVVLLHDANLDRTSTGTGPVSEHTLEELRSLDFSSWKGARIPDAYGGVADQFLTLPELLDILRGAGREIGLAIELKHPSPYGLKLEERVIAVLKQEGWSAEESRLENIQISFMSFDSDSVQRLLQSVPGRHICQLVDDFTVQEIRQELGLGFLTGGAVANVMKAAQEDAERVLDEGQVGIAGPGIDYVREHARNVQRWLEAGRTFRVWTVDSEKDVALCQGLGIQEITTNKPAQVLAQLMVSN; via the coding sequence ATGACTAGCGACGACTTCGCCCCGTTCCGCCCGAAGGTCTACGCCCACCGGGGTGCCAGTGCCGCGTTCGCCGAGCACACCCGTGCGGCGTACTTGAAGGCCATCGCCGACGGCGCCGACGGTGTGGAGTGCGACGTCCACCTGACCCGTGACCAACACGTGGTCCTCCTGCATGACGCCAACCTCGACCGCACCTCCACAGGCACGGGACCTGTCTCGGAACACACCCTGGAGGAGCTCAGGTCCCTGGATTTCTCCTCATGGAAAGGCGCGCGCATTCCGGACGCCTATGGGGGAGTGGCAGACCAGTTCCTTACCCTGCCGGAACTGCTGGACATCCTCCGGGGAGCGGGACGGGAAATTGGTCTGGCAATCGAACTCAAGCATCCCAGTCCCTACGGGCTCAAGCTGGAGGAGCGGGTCATCGCAGTCCTGAAGCAGGAAGGCTGGTCCGCCGAAGAATCACGGCTGGAGAATATACAAATCTCGTTCATGAGCTTTGACTCCGACTCCGTGCAGCGGTTGCTCCAATCGGTTCCAGGGCGCCACATTTGCCAGTTGGTGGATGACTTCACAGTGCAGGAAATACGGCAGGAACTCGGGCTGGGCTTCCTTACCGGCGGTGCCGTGGCCAATGTCATGAAAGCAGCCCAGGAGGATGCCGAACGTGTCCTGGACGAAGGACAGGTGGGCATCGCCGGTCCGGGGATCGACTATGTGCGCGAGCACGCACGGAACGTTCAGCGCTGGTTGGAAGCCGGGCGCACGTTCAGGGTGTGGACTGTGGACTCCGAAAAGGATGTTGCCCTGTGCCAAGGCCTCGGCATCCAGGAGATCACCACCAACAAGCCGGCGCAGGTACTTGCCCAGTTGATGGTGTCCAACTAG
- a CDS encoding DUF5684 domain-containing protein → MNIPLSSYSSSGAGSAGTAGLALLFMLIYFAVIFAIVGVLYMGIFTKSGRPAWAAFVPVYNGIKLLEIAGRPWYWYLLFLIPFAEIYFSIVALNDLAKSFGKDAGYTVGLVLLPVVFVPMLSYGSAQYLGPAAGRQFMAYPPAYPPVYGQQQGYGQVPGYGQPPVQGHPGQYPADQQYR, encoded by the coding sequence ATGAATATTCCCCTGAGCTCATACTCTTCCAGCGGAGCAGGATCCGCTGGCACGGCCGGCCTCGCCCTGCTGTTCATGCTGATCTACTTCGCCGTGATCTTCGCGATCGTTGGTGTGCTCTACATGGGAATCTTCACCAAGTCCGGCCGACCGGCCTGGGCCGCCTTCGTCCCTGTCTACAACGGGATCAAACTGCTCGAGATCGCCGGGCGCCCCTGGTACTGGTACTTGCTGTTCCTCATCCCGTTCGCCGAGATCTACTTCAGCATCGTGGCCCTGAACGACCTCGCCAAGAGCTTCGGGAAAGACGCCGGCTACACGGTGGGGCTTGTCCTGCTTCCGGTGGTCTTCGTGCCCATGCTTTCGTACGGCTCAGCTCAATACCTCGGACCGGCAGCCGGCCGACAGTTCATGGCGTACCCGCCGGCATATCCCCCGGTTTACGGCCAGCAGCAGGGCTACGGCCAAGTACCGGGTTACGGACAGCCGCCTGTCCAGGGTCATCCCGGACAATACCCAGCGGACCAGCAGTACCGCTAG
- a CDS encoding O-methyltransferase — MIEHVTEPGWVDVERYLTDVVVHPEPAHQRAVASAMEAGMPAIEVAPNAGKLLRMLVQMSGARRVLEIGTLAGFSSMWMAQGLPDDGRIVTCEYLRKHADVARANLDAAGVGHKVDIRVGAALDTLPTLAGQEAFDFVFIDADKENDANYLDWAIRLGHPGTVIVMDNVIWDGAILEPGRDETNAPGIVKALEMMGQDPRLDATAIQTVGSKGWDGFAIARVR, encoded by the coding sequence ATGATTGAACACGTGACCGAACCCGGCTGGGTGGACGTCGAACGGTACCTGACGGACGTCGTCGTGCATCCCGAACCTGCCCACCAGCGCGCGGTGGCTTCCGCCATGGAGGCCGGGATGCCTGCCATCGAGGTAGCGCCAAACGCTGGCAAGCTGCTGAGGATGCTGGTGCAGATGTCGGGGGCCAGGCGTGTGCTGGAGATCGGAACGCTGGCTGGGTTCAGCAGTATGTGGATGGCCCAGGGACTGCCTGATGACGGCAGGATCGTTACGTGCGAATACCTCCGGAAGCACGCCGATGTTGCACGCGCCAACCTGGATGCTGCCGGCGTTGGCCACAAGGTGGACATCCGGGTGGGTGCGGCCCTGGACACGCTTCCGACGCTTGCAGGCCAGGAGGCGTTCGACTTTGTGTTCATTGATGCGGACAAGGAAAACGACGCCAATTACCTCGACTGGGCCATCCGGCTGGGTCACCCCGGCACGGTGATCGTGATGGACAACGTGATCTGGGACGGTGCCATCCTGGAGCCCGGGCGGGACGAGACCAACGCTCCCGGAATCGTAAAGGCGCTGGAAATGATGGGGCAGGATCCGCGTCTGGATGCCACGGCCATCCAGACGGTAGGGAGCAAGGGCTGGGACGGCTTCGCGATCGCGCGGGTGCGATAG
- a CDS encoding GNAT family N-acetyltransferase: MDFTLRPATVDDARAMAVMHLQSWRESYGRLLPDEFFAKQEAGLPQRIDKYEESIAAGHARMLAFGPDGDLVGLGAAGQGNHEDRPCDTELFMLYTLERIHGRGVGQALVDALIGDAPAYLWVLDDNPRAQAFYRRNGFVPDGKRQLCDPSWYSLPEHRMVRPGV, translated from the coding sequence GTGGACTTCACGCTTCGCCCTGCAACGGTGGACGATGCCCGGGCCATGGCCGTGATGCACCTCCAGTCATGGCGCGAGAGCTATGGACGGCTCCTGCCCGATGAGTTCTTTGCCAAACAGGAAGCAGGATTGCCCCAACGCATCGACAAGTACGAGGAGTCAATCGCCGCGGGCCATGCAAGGATGCTGGCTTTCGGCCCCGATGGCGACCTGGTGGGGCTCGGAGCAGCTGGTCAGGGCAACCACGAGGACCGCCCGTGCGATACGGAATTGTTCATGCTTTACACCTTGGAACGGATCCACGGGAGGGGAGTTGGACAGGCGCTGGTGGACGCCTTGATCGGGGACGCTCCGGCTTACCTGTGGGTCCTGGACGACAATCCGCGGGCCCAGGCTTTCTACCGCCGCAACGGGTTCGTCCCTGACGGCAAGCGCCAGTTGTGCGACCCATCGTGGTATTCGCTCCCGGAGCATCGGATGGTACGCCCCGGCGTCTGA
- a CDS encoding DoxX family protein, which produces MPFRWSAQATRTTSAVALSALLLTSAVKHFRTPSFYKPVVPDYLCRKDEPGSRPNGPLAVMSREEWIASSGLLEAAVAVGLLVPATRKVAADATTAMFTAFLAGHIDALRRAYGPTGTKKERRIHTLRLPLQLPLILWSWSLRK; this is translated from the coding sequence ATGCCTTTTCGCTGGTCAGCCCAAGCAACCCGTACCACTTCCGCAGTCGCCCTGAGCGCCCTGCTCCTGACCAGCGCTGTGAAGCACTTCCGAACGCCTTCGTTCTACAAGCCTGTGGTGCCGGATTACTTGTGCCGCAAGGATGAGCCGGGGAGCCGCCCGAACGGCCCCCTGGCAGTTATGTCCCGCGAGGAATGGATTGCGTCTTCCGGCCTGCTGGAGGCCGCAGTCGCCGTCGGACTGCTGGTCCCTGCCACGCGCAAGGTTGCCGCCGACGCGACTACCGCCATGTTCACTGCATTCCTTGCAGGACATATTGATGCCTTGCGTCGCGCCTACGGTCCGACTGGCACGAAGAAAGAGCGCCGTATCCACACACTCCGCCTGCCGCTGCAACTTCCCCTCATCCTTTGGTCGTGGAGTCTCCGGAAATGA
- a CDS encoding AzlD domain-containing protein has product MNLWLWILIACALAYLTKLVGYFVPAKLLDNPRIMHVAGTMTIGLLASLTVVNAVASGQGLVLDARIGALVAAAVALLLRAPFLVVVISGAAAAALLRLLGWG; this is encoded by the coding sequence GTGAACCTCTGGCTGTGGATCCTCATCGCCTGCGCCTTGGCTTATCTCACCAAACTGGTGGGCTACTTTGTGCCCGCCAAGCTGTTGGACAACCCCCGCATCATGCACGTGGCCGGAACCATGACCATCGGGCTGCTCGCCTCCCTCACGGTGGTGAACGCTGTGGCGTCCGGCCAGGGCCTGGTTCTCGACGCGCGGATCGGCGCCCTGGTGGCTGCCGCCGTCGCACTACTGCTTCGTGCGCCGTTCCTGGTTGTTGTCATTTCGGGCGCAGCAGCCGCTGCATTGCTGCGGCTGCTGGGCTGGGGCTAG
- a CDS encoding spermidine synthase, producing the protein MAKRGKRSTAGVVEVPSGTRPDGPVAGVYYIDTGDCELLQDQDNSNGWLLKINGVMSSHIDLADPLFLDFEYMRWIAALVESRWPREYKPKLRALHLGGGACSMARYFHSAYPEARQVVVELDGKLADYVRGWFDLPKAPLLRIRVGEAREVTESLTPDTRDLIIRDVFAGAFTPRALTTREFTAHADAVLAADGLYVVNSGDAPDLKNARADAATIADTFEHTMIIADPAMLKGRRYGNMIMAGSHVPFGDDPALARRLLGGGVPAHIWDDAKVRAFAAGTPVRHDPPAE; encoded by the coding sequence GTGGCGAAACGCGGAAAAAGGTCGACGGCGGGAGTCGTCGAGGTGCCCTCCGGCACCCGTCCTGACGGCCCGGTGGCAGGCGTCTATTACATCGATACCGGCGACTGCGAATTGCTGCAGGACCAGGACAACTCCAACGGCTGGCTGCTGAAAATCAACGGTGTCATGAGCTCCCATATCGACCTCGCGGACCCCCTGTTCCTGGACTTCGAGTACATGCGGTGGATTGCGGCCTTGGTGGAATCCCGATGGCCCAGGGAGTACAAGCCCAAGCTGCGTGCACTCCATCTGGGCGGTGGGGCGTGCTCCATGGCGCGGTACTTCCACTCGGCGTACCCCGAAGCGCGGCAGGTGGTTGTGGAGCTTGACGGCAAGCTGGCCGACTACGTCCGTGGCTGGTTCGATCTGCCCAAGGCGCCGTTGCTGAGGATCCGCGTGGGAGAAGCCCGGGAAGTCACAGAGTCCCTCACTCCGGATACCCGCGACCTCATCATCCGCGATGTTTTTGCCGGAGCCTTCACGCCACGTGCCCTGACCACTCGGGAGTTCACGGCCCATGCCGATGCCGTACTCGCCGCTGACGGACTGTATGTGGTCAACTCAGGGGATGCGCCGGACCTGAAGAATGCCCGGGCAGACGCCGCCACTATCGCAGACACCTTCGAGCACACCATGATCATTGCTGATCCGGCCATGCTCAAAGGGCGCCGGTACGGCAACATGATCATGGCCGGCAGCCACGTTCCTTTCGGCGATGACCCCGCCCTGGCGCGCAGGTTGCTGGGCGGCGGCGTGCCGGCCCACATCTGGGACGATGCCAAGGTACGGGCCTTCGCAGCCGGAACCCCGGTGCGGCACGATCCTCCTGCCGAGTGA
- a CDS encoding ABC transporter ATP-binding protein, whose product MSIEILPIASPRETRKAMWRLLAQRPGRLTLTILVLLAASCCGLAAPAILGMMVNIAATGGDVLSLLWLAVSLLVAGGLGALLGILGQNLLARICEEALAGLREDVFAAAVRKPLAQLEKAGIGDVVARVSGDVEAVSEAISRVLPAFTSAAFTIAVTLFGLGVIDWRFAVAVLVAAPLQVITLRWFLKRTAPIYRTVRITEANRTEQIIETVHGSASVVALGLAERHADLVAAASRENIGHSLRGVGYLTRFYNRLNLAELIGLSAVLLVGFWLHAEGAVTIGAATAAALYFYRLFDPIGLVLGQFDELQKAAAGLGRMFGLTQSAGPAAPPDRTKPDGTAPGGTAPEKDAGIVLDDVSFAYPGQRPALNGVSLTIKPGERVAIVGTSGAGKTTLAKVIMGLEQPQRGTALVGGLNSASAHPAELHQRIAMVSQEVHVFSGTLAEDLRLAKPNASPAELRQVLHTVGATWSETLDDGLETPVGAGGHQLTPEQAQQVALARLLLKDPPIAVLDEATAEAGTGSATMLDQAAEAALAGRTSVVIAHRLSQAASADTVVVMEHGRLVESGPHQELLAHGGRYATLWEAWNSSLSRG is encoded by the coding sequence ATGAGCATCGAAATTCTTCCCATAGCCTCTCCCCGTGAAACACGGAAGGCCATGTGGCGCCTGTTGGCTCAGCGTCCGGGCAGGCTCACGTTGACCATCCTGGTCTTGCTGGCAGCATCCTGCTGCGGGCTCGCGGCTCCGGCAATCCTGGGCATGATGGTCAATATTGCGGCGACGGGTGGAGACGTCCTGTCTTTGCTGTGGCTGGCCGTTTCCTTGTTGGTGGCCGGTGGCTTGGGAGCACTCCTAGGAATTCTGGGACAGAATCTCCTGGCCCGGATCTGCGAGGAAGCGTTGGCAGGACTGCGCGAGGACGTGTTCGCAGCAGCAGTCCGCAAGCCGCTGGCACAACTGGAAAAGGCAGGGATCGGCGACGTCGTTGCGCGGGTTTCCGGCGACGTGGAGGCCGTCAGCGAGGCCATCTCCCGCGTGCTGCCCGCGTTCACCAGCGCAGCGTTCACCATTGCCGTGACACTGTTTGGCCTGGGTGTGATCGACTGGCGGTTCGCCGTCGCCGTGCTGGTTGCGGCACCCTTGCAGGTCATCACGTTGCGCTGGTTCCTCAAACGGACCGCCCCCATCTATCGGACGGTCCGGATCACCGAGGCCAACCGGACCGAGCAGATCATCGAGACCGTCCACGGTTCGGCGTCTGTCGTGGCGCTGGGACTGGCAGAACGCCATGCCGATCTTGTGGCGGCAGCCTCCCGGGAAAACATCGGCCATTCGTTGCGCGGGGTTGGCTACCTGACCCGCTTCTACAACCGCCTCAACCTGGCCGAGCTCATTGGGCTGTCCGCCGTTTTGCTGGTGGGGTTCTGGCTACACGCCGAGGGCGCGGTAACCATTGGGGCAGCGACGGCAGCGGCACTGTATTTCTACCGGTTATTCGATCCGATTGGCCTGGTCCTGGGGCAGTTCGACGAGCTCCAGAAGGCAGCCGCGGGCCTGGGCCGGATGTTCGGGCTGACGCAATCCGCGGGGCCGGCTGCTCCCCCGGACCGGACCAAGCCTGACGGCACCGCCCCGGGTGGCACCGCCCCGGAAAAGGACGCCGGAATCGTCTTGGACGATGTCTCCTTCGCCTACCCCGGCCAGCGTCCCGCGCTCAACGGAGTGTCCCTCACAATCAAACCCGGCGAACGTGTGGCCATCGTGGGAACGTCAGGGGCAGGCAAGACCACACTGGCCAAGGTCATCATGGGCTTGGAACAACCCCAACGCGGGACTGCCCTGGTGGGGGGCCTCAATTCCGCCAGCGCCCACCCCGCGGAGCTGCATCAACGCATTGCCATGGTGAGCCAGGAAGTGCATGTCTTCTCCGGCACCCTCGCCGAGGACCTCAGGCTCGCCAAGCCGAACGCTTCCCCTGCGGAATTGCGGCAGGTCCTGCACACGGTAGGGGCCACTTGGAGTGAAACGCTCGACGACGGACTGGAGACTCCCGTAGGTGCCGGCGGCCACCAGCTCACCCCCGAGCAGGCGCAACAAGTAGCCCTTGCACGGCTCCTGCTCAAGGACCCGCCGATCGCCGTTCTGGACGAAGCGACGGCGGAGGCAGGAACGGGTTCGGCAACCATGCTTGACCAGGCCGCGGAAGCTGCCCTGGCAGGCAGAACGTCCGTGGTGATCGCGCACCGGCTGTCGCAGGCCGCCTCCGCGGATACGGTGGTGGTGATGGAGCACGGAAGGCTTGTTGAGTCCGGTCCGCACCAGGAATTGTTGGCCCACGGCGGCCGGTATGCCACCTTATGGGAGGCTTGGAACAGCTCCTTGAGCCGGGGGTAA
- a CDS encoding DUF445 domain-containing protein yields the protein MQVNSERIPTEDVTTPDPLPTQPGSTTTRGRTAVVDLSAGEREKAAALLRMKRLALALLIAMAVIFTVAFAFQKQYPWLEYVRAAAEGGMVGALADWFAVTALFKYPMGLRIPHTAIIPRRKDQIGESLSEFVESNFLSQEVVQEKLASIDIARKAGHWLSAPGGAERVAKEGGAVIRGAFTVLNDDDVQAVIEGMVRKHLLTPPWGPPVGRMAERIFADGHHHTLVDLLVDRAADWVDANHSTVNRLVSDRSPLWVPTFVDGLVGDRVHVELSKFVRAVQADQNHQVRQSIDAYLTDLAQDLQHDPAMIERAESIKAQILGDPEVRELASRTWGTVKTALLNAVDDPDSELSQRFKSAVRDFGARLVNDDELAGKVNTWIGDAAGYLVNTYRSDIAGVISDTVARWDAEETSQKIELQVGKDLQYIRINGTVVGALAGLAIFTVAHLLFG from the coding sequence ATGCAGGTGAACTCTGAGCGAATCCCAACTGAAGACGTCACCACCCCGGACCCGCTGCCCACGCAGCCAGGTTCGACGACGACGCGCGGACGTACCGCCGTCGTCGATCTTTCCGCTGGTGAAAGGGAAAAGGCAGCCGCGCTGCTGCGGATGAAGCGCTTGGCGCTGGCCCTCCTCATTGCCATGGCAGTGATTTTCACGGTCGCTTTCGCGTTCCAGAAGCAATATCCGTGGCTGGAATATGTGCGTGCTGCGGCCGAAGGCGGCATGGTGGGTGCTTTGGCGGACTGGTTTGCCGTGACCGCGCTCTTCAAGTACCCCATGGGCCTGCGGATTCCGCACACGGCCATCATTCCGCGGCGCAAGGACCAGATCGGCGAATCGCTCAGTGAGTTCGTGGAGAGCAACTTCCTTTCACAGGAGGTTGTGCAGGAGAAACTGGCGAGCATCGATATCGCCCGTAAAGCCGGGCACTGGTTGTCCGCTCCCGGCGGCGCCGAACGCGTGGCCAAAGAGGGCGGCGCGGTGATCCGCGGCGCGTTTACGGTCCTTAACGACGACGACGTACAGGCGGTCATCGAAGGAATGGTCCGCAAGCACCTCCTCACTCCCCCGTGGGGGCCGCCCGTGGGCCGGATGGCGGAAAGGATCTTCGCTGATGGACACCACCACACGCTGGTGGACCTGCTGGTTGACCGCGCCGCAGACTGGGTTGATGCCAACCATTCAACTGTGAACCGGCTGGTGTCGGACCGCTCGCCCCTGTGGGTGCCGACCTTCGTTGACGGGCTGGTGGGAGACCGCGTGCACGTGGAACTTTCCAAGTTTGTCCGCGCAGTCCAGGCCGACCAGAATCACCAGGTCCGCCAGTCGATCGACGCTTACCTCACCGACCTTGCCCAGGATCTCCAGCATGATCCGGCAATGATAGAACGGGCGGAGAGCATCAAGGCACAGATCCTGGGTGACCCCGAGGTCCGCGAACTTGCCTCCCGCACGTGGGGGACGGTCAAGACGGCACTGCTCAACGCCGTCGACGATCCCGACAGCGAACTTAGCCAGCGCTTCAAGAGCGCCGTCCGCGACTTCGGTGCGCGCCTGGTCAACGACGACGAACTGGCGGGCAAGGTCAACACGTGGATCGGCGACGCCGCCGGCTACCTGGTGAACACGTACCGCTCAGACATAGCAGGCGTCATTTCGGACACCGTGGCGCGGTGGGATGCCGAGGAAACCTCGCAGAAGATCGAACTCCAAGTGGGCAAGGACCTTCAGTACATCCGCATCAATGGAACCGTTGTGGGCGCGCTGGCAGGCCTGGCGATCTTCACCGTGGCCCATCTGCTCTTCGGCTAA
- a CDS encoding VOC family protein: protein MPIKLENVGIAVRDLEATIAFFTDLGLTVLGRDTVSGEWADTAVGLDGNHAKIAVLQTPDGHGQLELFEYLHPDAIETSPTLPNEIGMHRVAFSVDDIDASLEIAAKHGCTPLRGVANYQDIYKLTYLRGPSGILVMLAQQVKKD, encoded by the coding sequence ATGCCTATCAAACTTGAAAACGTCGGGATTGCCGTCCGGGATCTTGAAGCAACAATCGCGTTCTTCACCGACCTTGGCCTCACAGTGTTGGGCCGCGACACTGTCAGCGGCGAGTGGGCCGACACCGCTGTGGGGCTCGACGGCAACCACGCCAAGATTGCGGTACTCCAAACCCCCGACGGCCATGGCCAGTTGGAGCTTTTCGAATACCTCCACCCGGATGCGATCGAAACGAGCCCGACCCTTCCCAACGAGATCGGCATGCACCGGGTCGCCTTCTCCGTTGACGACATCGATGCCTCCCTCGAAATCGCGGCCAAGCACGGATGCACCCCTTTACGCGGTGTTGCCAACTACCAGGACATCTACAAATTGACGTACCTCCGTGGGCCCAGCGGCATCCTCGTCATGCTGGCCCAGCAAGTGAAGAAGGACTGA